A window of Longispora fulva contains these coding sequences:
- a CDS encoding SseB family protein, with translation MDAASWEPANDVEHALRRVLLDGDQRAYLDILGTAPLYVPTEASAYQEGRAALFVWDIDGMRFAPVFTSPDALELAVAEHGQSADAYHVVTYPQLVEIWPDPTLRLAIDPNLPIGAFLNIDDIATGADLLTAAELGVAFTPSNPVEELLAEAAAAGDSSGFLDALVASVVLLPISRPLSGVEDIESPGFPWRDLPGAAEPTIAVFTSPERLAEAWPDVPPSAPVPVVRLADAWPDARYRLVVNPGSVLEATFAGDELRGLVDWGQDMLSRYDESRASVPRAVERAAPPLVMLQKVLAHGEADHYVRGGRHTVTGFVYPYDPVGRATPAGLYAALDLGPDDGFDPADPEVHLLRWPAHRPELYRLAVGGPDEATRAANDGWMIEPAPFRGGGATSAGVPQLKADSVAVPHDAVLVRLGADGEERLVASYDADHGAWVPVATVDLRSALVGP, from the coding sequence ATGGACGCGGCGAGCTGGGAACCAGCCAACGACGTCGAACACGCCCTGCGCCGGGTGCTGCTCGACGGTGATCAGCGTGCCTATCTGGACATCCTGGGCACCGCGCCGCTGTACGTGCCGACCGAGGCCAGCGCGTATCAGGAGGGCAGGGCGGCCCTCTTCGTCTGGGACATCGACGGCATGCGGTTCGCCCCGGTCTTCACCTCGCCCGACGCGCTGGAGCTGGCCGTGGCCGAGCACGGGCAGTCCGCGGACGCGTACCACGTGGTCACGTACCCGCAGCTGGTCGAGATCTGGCCGGATCCGACGCTGCGCCTGGCGATCGACCCGAACCTGCCGATCGGCGCGTTCCTGAACATCGACGACATCGCCACCGGCGCCGACCTGCTGACCGCCGCGGAGCTCGGCGTGGCGTTCACGCCGTCCAACCCGGTGGAGGAGTTGTTGGCCGAGGCCGCGGCGGCGGGGGACTCCTCCGGCTTCCTCGACGCCCTGGTCGCCTCCGTCGTGCTGCTGCCGATCTCGCGGCCGCTGTCCGGGGTCGAGGACATCGAGAGCCCCGGGTTCCCCTGGCGGGACCTGCCCGGCGCGGCGGAGCCGACCATCGCGGTGTTCACCTCGCCGGAGCGGCTCGCGGAGGCATGGCCGGACGTGCCGCCATCGGCACCCGTCCCGGTGGTGCGGCTCGCGGACGCGTGGCCCGACGCGCGTTACCGCCTGGTCGTGAACCCGGGCTCGGTCCTCGAGGCGACCTTCGCGGGGGACGAGCTGCGGGGCCTCGTCGACTGGGGCCAGGACATGCTGAGCCGGTACGACGAGTCCCGGGCCTCCGTCCCACGGGCCGTGGAGCGGGCCGCCCCGCCCCTGGTCATGCTGCAGAAGGTGCTGGCACACGGCGAGGCGGACCACTACGTGCGCGGCGGAAGACACACGGTCACGGGTTTCGTGTATCCGTACGACCCGGTCGGGCGCGCGACCCCCGCGGGGCTGTACGCGGCGCTCGACCTCGGGCCGGACGACGGCTTCGACCCGGCCGATCCCGAGGTGCACCTGTTGCGCTGGCCGGCGCACCGCCCGGAGCTGTACCGGCTCGCCGTCGGCGGACCCGACGAGGCGACCCGGGCCGCGAACGACGGCTGGATGATCGAGCCGGCCCCGTTCCGTGGTGGCGGCGCGACCTCCGCCGGGGTCCCGCAGCTCAAGGCGGACAGCGTCGCGGTGCCGCACGACGCCGTGCTGGTCCGGCTCGGCGCCGACGGGGAGGAGCGTCTGGTGGCCAGCTACGACGCCGACCACGGCGCCTGGGTGCCGGTCGCGACCGTGGACCTGCGTTCCGCGCTGGTGGGGCCATGA
- a CDS encoding right-handed parallel beta-helix repeat-containing protein codes for MARTYTVSPTQPGAYPTIRDALEVAADDSVISIAPGEYLEALHVGGRRLKLVAAGDPGSVTIDARGFGQPAVSVSGGQVGLEGLTLRAGDTAALSAHGSRLSVRQCTADSGYGAAVAVTGGTELTAFEVKVTGGQFGFVIEDATGTIDKCEVSNITDDAVIVRLGADPVIRNSTIAGCGFRGVYVYQGGRPTIERCDISGAGDVGISVASQSSATITGCWVHDTQGVGVMFGRGTGGLVEECRIENTAQPGIHVDEGAQPVIREASEDHQPKVGAAAVESAAVQDTAKVDKLLAELDSMIGLAGVKDEVRALIDEIQVNEWRRQAGLAVGGASHHLIFTGAPGTGKTTVARIYGQLLQALGVLPNGQFKEVARRDLVGQYIGHTAEKATSVFQEALGGVLFIDEAYTLSRSGGSSADFGQEAIDTLVKLMEDHRDQVAVIVAGYTVEMQTFLDANSGLASRFAKTLEFENYSPNELVLIVNRIARNDDYLLASGLDDALREWFGQIQRGQNFGNAREARKLLESMRKAQSGRLRGLGSMPTRDDLRTLVLDDLLVATR; via the coding sequence ATGGCACGCACATACACCGTTTCTCCCACCCAGCCTGGGGCCTACCCGACAATTCGCGACGCACTCGAGGTCGCCGCGGACGACTCCGTGATCTCGATCGCACCGGGTGAGTACCTGGAGGCCCTGCACGTAGGCGGACGCCGGCTCAAGCTGGTCGCCGCGGGAGACCCCGGCTCGGTCACCATCGACGCCCGGGGCTTCGGCCAGCCGGCTGTGTCGGTCAGCGGCGGACAGGTCGGGCTCGAGGGACTGACGCTGCGCGCGGGCGACACCGCGGCGCTCAGCGCGCACGGCAGCCGACTCAGCGTGCGGCAGTGCACGGCGGACTCCGGATACGGCGCCGCCGTCGCGGTCACCGGGGGCACGGAGCTGACCGCCTTCGAGGTGAAGGTGACCGGCGGGCAGTTCGGGTTCGTCATCGAGGACGCCACCGGCACGATCGACAAGTGCGAGGTCTCCAACATCACCGACGACGCGGTGATCGTCCGGCTCGGCGCCGACCCGGTCATCCGGAACTCGACGATCGCCGGGTGCGGCTTCCGCGGGGTGTACGTCTACCAGGGCGGCCGGCCGACCATCGAGCGCTGCGACATCTCGGGGGCCGGCGACGTCGGCATCTCCGTCGCGTCGCAGAGTAGCGCGACCATCACCGGCTGCTGGGTGCACGACACCCAGGGCGTGGGAGTCATGTTCGGTCGCGGCACCGGCGGGCTGGTCGAGGAGTGCCGGATCGAGAACACCGCCCAGCCCGGCATCCACGTCGACGAGGGCGCGCAGCCGGTCATCCGGGAGGCCTCGGAGGACCACCAGCCCAAGGTCGGGGCCGCGGCCGTCGAGAGCGCGGCGGTCCAGGACACCGCCAAGGTCGACAAGCTGCTCGCCGAGCTGGACTCCATGATCGGCCTGGCCGGCGTGAAGGACGAGGTCCGGGCCCTGATCGACGAGATCCAGGTCAACGAGTGGCGACGCCAGGCCGGTCTGGCCGTGGGCGGGGCGAGCCACCACCTGATCTTCACCGGCGCCCCGGGTACCGGTAAGACGACGGTGGCCCGGATCTACGGCCAGCTGCTGCAGGCGCTCGGCGTGCTGCCCAACGGGCAGTTCAAGGAGGTCGCGCGGCGGGACCTGGTCGGACAGTACATCGGGCACACCGCGGAGAAGGCCACCTCGGTCTTCCAGGAGGCGCTCGGCGGCGTGCTGTTCATCGACGAGGCCTACACGCTGTCCCGCTCGGGCGGCAGCAGCGCCGACTTCGGCCAGGAGGCCATCGACACCCTGGTCAAGTTGATGGAGGACCACCGCGACCAGGTCGCGGTCATCGTTGCCGGCTACACCGTGGAGATGCAGACGTTCCTGGACGCCAACTCCGGTCTGGCCTCCCGGTTCGCCAAGACCCTCGAGTTCGAGAACTACTCGCCGAACGAGCTCGTCCTGATCGTGAACCGGATCGCGCGCAACGACGACTACCTGCTGGCCAGCGGGCTGGACGACGCGCTGCGGGAGTGGTTCGGCCAGATCCAGCGCGGTCAGAACTTCGGCAACGCCCGCGAGGCGCGCAAGCTGCTGGAGAGCATGCGCAAGGCGCAGTCGGGCCGGCTGCGGGGCCTCGGCTCGATGCCCACCCGGGACGACCTGCGGACCCTGGTGCTCGACGACCTGCTGGTGGCGACCCGATGA
- a CDS encoding toxin-antitoxin system YwqK family antitoxin, whose amino-acid sequence MTTPEPVDEDDLYFDPDTYFTFRDGALFTGVAAERTADGSLLALAAFEEGRQHGVTRTFYPDGTVHSEVTYDRGLKSGADRTWYENGQLSEEITYSPPGETVRVRRWSEDGELSYEHTPGQQTPAPEPVDFDDLYFDSGSYHTFHNGVLFTGVSETRSGAGVLMEVTPYEGGRKHGVSRTYFPDGSVHSEGTYERGLEVGVDRTWYDNGQLREQVTYSPPGRVAKVERWDEDGDLTYEHVTGG is encoded by the coding sequence ATGACCACCCCCGAGCCGGTCGACGAGGACGATCTGTACTTCGACCCTGACACCTACTTCACGTTCCGTGATGGCGCGTTGTTCACCGGGGTGGCGGCCGAGCGCACCGCTGACGGCTCGCTGCTGGCGCTCGCCGCGTTCGAGGAGGGCCGGCAGCACGGGGTGACCAGGACCTTCTACCCCGACGGCACGGTGCACTCCGAGGTCACCTACGACCGGGGGCTCAAGAGTGGGGCCGACCGTACCTGGTACGAGAACGGCCAGCTCAGCGAGGAGATCACCTATTCCCCGCCGGGCGAGACCGTCAGGGTCCGACGCTGGAGCGAGGACGGTGAGCTCAGCTACGAGCACACCCCCGGGCAGCAGACGCCCGCGCCCGAGCCGGTCGACTTCGATGATCTGTACTTCGATTCCGGCAGCTACCACACCTTCCACAATGGCGTGTTGTTCACCGGGGTGTCCGAGACCCGGTCGGGCGCCGGCGTGCTGATGGAGGTCACCCCCTACGAGGGCGGCCGCAAGCACGGCGTGAGTCGGACCTACTTCCCCGACGGTTCCGTGCACTCCGAGGGCACGTACGAGCGGGGCCTGGAGGTGGGCGTCGACCGGACCTGGTACGACAACGGCCAGCTCCGCGAGCAGGTCACCTACTCGCCGCCCGGCCGGGTCGCCAAGGTCGAGCGGTGGGACGAGGACGGCGACCTCACCTACGAGCACGTGACCGGCGGCTGA
- a CDS encoding YbaB/EbfC family nucleoid-associated protein → MDRERPNFSGLYDMMSDLRKSLGAINDTHRRMAEVSAVAWSDDRMIKAVVGPRGHLISLEIDPRIYRKPNSTALAATIVATVRQAVEEALAKTQEIVDAAVPVEFRAKKAGDMPMMDFIRAHDADLPKIVEGDHGDVR, encoded by the coding sequence ATGGACAGGGAACGGCCGAACTTCTCCGGCCTCTACGACATGATGAGCGACCTGCGCAAGTCCCTCGGCGCCATCAACGACACCCATCGGCGGATGGCCGAGGTGTCCGCGGTCGCCTGGTCTGACGACCGCATGATCAAGGCCGTGGTCGGCCCCCGGGGGCACCTGATCAGCCTCGAGATCGACCCGCGGATCTACCGCAAACCGAACTCCACCGCGCTGGCGGCGACCATCGTGGCCACGGTGCGTCAGGCGGTGGAGGAAGCACTGGCCAAGACCCAGGAGATCGTCGACGCCGCGGTGCCGGTCGAGTTCCGGGCGAAGAAGGCCGGCGACATGCCGATGATGGACTTCATTCGCGCGCACGACGCGGATCTACCGAAGATCGTGGAGGGGGACCATGGGGACGTACGTTGA